Proteins encoded within one genomic window of Rhodobacteraceae bacterium LMO-JJ12:
- the puuE gene encoding allantoinase PuuE — MTRYPRDLTGYGATPPAANWPNNAKIAIQIVLNYEEGGENNVLHGDPASEAFLSEITGAQPWPGQRHWNMESIYDYGARAGFWRLHRMMRDLPITVYGVATALARSPEQVSAMKAAGWEIASHGLKWIEHKDMSEEEERATITEAFRLHTEVVGEPPRGWYTGRCSMNTVRLAAETRQLAYVADSYADDLPYWMQFDGHDQLIIPYTMDCNDMRFAIQAGFTTGDQFESYLKDSFDVLYAEGQEGQPKMLSIGLHCRLAGRPGRAAALKRALDYFASHEGVWFATRFQIAEHWRKQHPPTTRTKPSEMDKATFVAQFGGVFEHSPWIAEGAHALELGPAHDTATGVHNALTRIFRSASEDQRLGVLTAHPDLAGKLAEAKRLTAESTAEQAAVGLDALTDEERATFTELNDTYTAKFGFPFIIAVRDNTKASIMDAFKRRIENDRDAEFSEACRQVERIAELRLQEKLGA, encoded by the coding sequence TTGACCCGTTATCCGCGCGACCTGACCGGCTATGGAGCCACACCCCCGGCGGCAAATTGGCCAAACAACGCAAAAATCGCCATCCAGATTGTGTTGAATTACGAAGAAGGCGGCGAGAACAACGTCCTGCACGGTGATCCGGCCTCCGAAGCATTCCTGTCGGAGATCACGGGCGCACAGCCCTGGCCCGGTCAGCGCCACTGGAACATGGAGTCGATCTATGACTACGGCGCGCGCGCCGGGTTCTGGCGGCTTCACCGGATGATGCGCGACCTACCCATCACCGTTTATGGCGTCGCAACGGCACTGGCTCGCTCTCCCGAACAGGTTTCTGCCATGAAAGCCGCAGGCTGGGAAATTGCCAGCCACGGGCTGAAATGGATCGAGCACAAGGACATGAGCGAGGAGGAAGAGCGCGCAACTATTACCGAGGCTTTCCGTCTGCATACCGAAGTTGTCGGAGAGCCGCCCCGTGGCTGGTACACAGGCCGCTGCTCCATGAACACGGTGCGATTGGCCGCCGAAACCCGCCAACTTGCCTATGTCGCTGACAGCTACGCCGACGACCTGCCCTACTGGATGCAATTTGACGGGCACGATCAGCTCATCATTCCCTACACGATGGATTGCAACGATATGCGCTTTGCCATTCAGGCAGGATTCACCACCGGCGATCAATTCGAGAGCTATCTCAAGGACAGTTTCGATGTGCTTTACGCCGAAGGGCAGGAAGGCCAGCCCAAGATGCTGTCGATCGGGCTGCATTGTCGCCTTGCCGGGCGTCCTGGCCGTGCGGCGGCGCTGAAACGGGCGCTCGATTACTTCGCCTCGCATGAAGGTGTCTGGTTCGCAACCCGCTTCCAGATCGCCGAACATTGGCGCAAACAACATCCACCGACAACACGAACGAAACCATCTGAAATGGACAAGGCCACGTTCGTTGCTCAATTCGGCGGGGTGTTCGAGCACAGTCCCTGGATCGCCGAGGGCGCGCACGCGCTTGAACTCGGGCCAGCGCATGACACCGCTACGGGGGTGCACAATGCGTTGACGCGTATTTTCCGCTCTGCGTCGGAAGACCAGCGTCTTGGCGTGCTTACCGCCCACCCCGATCTCGCCGGCAAACTGGCCGAGGCCAAACGTCTGACCGCGGAATCGACGGCAGAGCAAGCCGCAGTCGGTCTCGATGCACTGACCGATGAGGAGCGCGCAACATTCACCGAACTTAACGATACCTATACCGCGAAATTCGGCTTTCCCTTCATCATCGCCGTGCGCGACAACACCAAGGCTTCGATCATGGATGCCTTCAAACGCCGCATCGAAAACGACCGCGACGCCGAGTTTTCAGAGGCTTGTCGACAGGTCGAGCGCATCGCCGAATTGCGACTTCAAGAGAAACTCGGCGCATGA
- a CDS encoding ureidoglycolate lyase, with product MTTKITADPLKAETFAPWGDVIEVNGAPDKLINQGLCGRHHDKASLNFTDGRAGISLFDAKARHFPHTVDMVERHPDGSQAFIPVSGVPMLVIVADDNGGKPVNLQAFISQPGQSINLHRGVWHGVLTPIGHSGQFIVVDRIGDGPNLEEHWFDEPFVVTSDTKTTSPTEAET from the coding sequence ATGACGACCAAAATCACCGCAGACCCGTTGAAAGCAGAAACTTTCGCCCCTTGGGGAGATGTCATTGAAGTAAACGGCGCGCCTGACAAGCTGATCAATCAGGGGCTTTGCGGCAGACATCATGACAAAGCATCGCTAAACTTCACCGACGGACGCGCGGGCATCAGCCTTTTTGACGCCAAGGCCCGTCATTTTCCGCATACCGTCGACATGGTCGAACGCCATCCAGACGGAAGCCAGGCATTCATCCCGGTTTCGGGCGTGCCGATGTTGGTGATTGTTGCAGATGACAACGGCGGCAAACCCGTAAATCTGCAAGCCTTCATCAGCCAGCCCGGACAATCCATAAACCTGCATCGTGGCGTCTGGCACGGTGTACTCACACCAATCGGGCATTCTGGTCAATTTATAGTCGTTGACCGCATCGGGGATGGTCCGAATCTGGAAGAACACTGGTTCGATGAGCCATTCGTCGTAACATCTGACACCAAAACCACTTCGCCAACAGAAGCGGAGACATAG
- a CDS encoding urate hydroxylase PuuD: MFELAILWDWFGFAVRWLHVITGIAWIGSSFYFIALDLGLRKGPHLPAGASGEEWQVHGGGFYHVQKYMVAPEQMPEHLTWFKWESYSTWLSGAALLAIVYWVGGELFLLDPTKAELALWQGIAISAASIGIGWVLYDGLCKSKLGDYPTAMMLVLFVIIVVMSWGLNQVFTGRAALLHLGAFTATIMTANVFLIIMPNQRIVVEDLKNGRTPDPKYGKIAKLRSTHNNYLTLPVVFLMLSNHYPLSFGTEYGWIIASLVFLMGVLIRHYFNSVHARKGQPHWTWALTVLIFVIMAWLSTVPGMDTYEESEARALTPYEQNFASADGFDDAFMAVVGNCSMCHAREPSWDGLRSPPKGVVLETEADVARHAPQVYLHAGASHAMPPPNAIAMDREARALIVAWFRNASDS, encoded by the coding sequence ATGTTTGAACTTGCCATTTTATGGGACTGGTTCGGCTTTGCAGTGCGGTGGCTACACGTCATCACCGGTATTGCCTGGATTGGATCGTCTTTCTATTTCATTGCGCTTGATCTGGGCTTGCGCAAGGGGCCGCATTTGCCTGCGGGCGCCAGTGGCGAAGAATGGCAAGTGCATGGTGGCGGATTTTATCACGTCCAGAAATACATGGTTGCGCCAGAACAGATGCCCGAGCATTTGACCTGGTTCAAATGGGAAAGCTACTCGACCTGGTTGTCGGGGGCCGCTCTGTTGGCAATCGTCTATTGGGTGGGCGGTGAGCTTTTCCTGCTCGATCCGACCAAGGCCGAACTTGCCTTGTGGCAGGGTATTGCGATTTCGGCGGCTTCGATCGGGATCGGCTGGGTGCTTTATGACGGGCTCTGCAAATCGAAACTGGGGGATTACCCGACCGCGATGATGCTGGTTCTTTTCGTAATCATTGTGGTGATGAGCTGGGGCCTCAATCAGGTCTTTACCGGACGCGCAGCGCTGCTGCATCTGGGCGCGTTTACCGCCACGATCATGACGGCAAACGTCTTCCTCATTATCATGCCGAACCAGCGGATTGTCGTTGAAGATCTGAAGAACGGGCGCACGCCCGACCCGAAATACGGCAAAATTGCCAAGCTGCGTTCGACCCACAACAACTACCTGACCCTGCCGGTGGTTTTCCTTATGCTGTCGAACCATTATCCTTTGTCGTTTGGCACAGAGTATGGCTGGATTATCGCTAGCCTTGTCTTTTTGATGGGCGTTTTGATCCGCCATTATTTCAATTCGGTGCATGCCCGGAAGGGTCAGCCGCATTGGACATGGGCTCTGACGGTGTTGATTTTCGTTATCATGGCATGGCTTTCAACGGTGCCGGGCATGGATACCTATGAGGAATCCGAGGCCCGTGCCCTGACCCCTTACGAGCAGAACTTCGCTTCGGCCGATGGGTTTGATGATGCCTTTATGGCCGTGGTCGGCAATTGTTCGATGTGTCATGCGCGCGAGCCAAGCTGGGACGGTCTGAGATCGCCGCCCAAGGGTGTAGTTCTGGAAACCGAGGCTGACGTCGCACGCCATGCACCGCAGGTCTATCTGCATGC
- a CDS encoding LysR family transcriptional regulator encodes MSYLGNIRTFVRVYELGSMSAAGRDLRISPAVTSSRISQLEEHLNVRLFQRTTRSLTPTEQGQSFYRGACEILEAVENAEAQIVNITENLKGSLYVAAPLGVGRRLIAPQVPEFLKAYPEVSVRLRLTDRKVDLTTEGLDLAFFLGQPEDSNLRIRKIADVQRVLCAAPSYVETHGNPASGEELISQGHECLSLRFPGATEFQWRLTTADGPKRFQVSGRYESDDGDVLTDWALAGHGIAMKPVFEIAEHMKAGRLIPVAVETPPEPIQMACLFTHRRRQDPKSRLFMEFMIDRIAKTVGKT; translated from the coding sequence ATGTCCTACCTCGGAAACATCCGTACTTTCGTTCGCGTCTACGAGTTGGGCAGCATGTCGGCCGCCGGGCGGGATCTGCGTATTTCTCCCGCCGTGACGTCCTCGCGCATTTCCCAATTGGAAGAGCATCTGAACGTTCGTCTATTTCAGCGCACGACTCGTAGCCTGACACCCACAGAACAGGGGCAGTCGTTCTATCGCGGCGCGTGCGAGATACTCGAAGCCGTGGAAAACGCAGAAGCGCAGATCGTCAACATCACCGAAAACCTCAAGGGCTCGCTCTATGTCGCAGCGCCCCTGGGGGTTGGTCGACGGCTGATCGCGCCACAAGTGCCCGAGTTTTTGAAAGCCTATCCCGAAGTGAGCGTCCGCCTGAGATTGACCGACAGAAAGGTCGATCTGACGACCGAGGGGCTCGACCTTGCCTTCTTTCTGGGGCAGCCGGAAGACAGCAATCTACGCATTCGCAAGATTGCCGATGTTCAACGCGTGTTGTGCGCCGCTCCCTCCTATGTCGAAACGCATGGCAACCCCGCATCAGGCGAGGAGTTGATTTCGCAAGGGCATGAATGCCTCAGCCTGCGGTTTCCCGGAGCGACAGAGTTTCAATGGCGCCTCACAACCGCCGACGGGCCCAAGCGCTTTCAGGTATCGGGCCGTTATGAATCAGACGACGGTGACGTTCTGACCGATTGGGCGCTTGCAGGTCACGGCATTGCCATGAAACCGGTGTTTGAGATTGCCGAGCATATGAAAGCCGGGCGGCTGATTCCGGTCGCGGTTGAAACACCCCCTGAGCCTATTCAGATGGCCTGCCTGTTCACCCACCGACGCAGGCAAGATCCGAAATCGCGCCTCTTCATGGAATTCATGATTGACCGAATCGCCAAGACCGTCGGTAAAACCTGA
- the uraH gene encoding hydroxyisourate hydrolase, with protein MTGYLTTHVLDTARGCPAEGLTIELFRVEGDRRTHLKTLKTNDDGRTDEQILPADKFETGTYELVFHAGAYLDAIGVPPESPRFLDVIPLRFGMSEASHYHVPLLLSPFGYSTYRGS; from the coding sequence ATGACCGGATATCTGACAACGCATGTGCTCGATACGGCACGCGGCTGCCCAGCCGAAGGTTTGACCATTGAATTGTTTCGGGTCGAAGGCGACCGGCGCACGCATCTCAAGACGCTCAAGACCAATGACGACGGGCGCACCGACGAACAAATCCTGCCTGCGGACAAGTTCGAAACAGGCACGTATGAATTGGTGTTTCATGCGGGTGCCTATCTTGACGCAATTGGTGTGCCGCCGGAATCGCCGCGTTTTCTCGATGTCATCCCGCTGCGCTTTGGTATGTCAGAAGCTTCGCATTATCATGTTCCGCTGCTGCTTTCGCCGTTTGGATATTCGACGTACCGGGGCAGCTGA
- a CDS encoding purine permease, with amino-acid sequence MADNSIGTAEQLRDPDYFPGLAKGIPLGIQHVLAMFVSNVTPAIIVAGAAGFGFGSNSPDFPELLYLIQMSMLFAGVATLLQTLTLGPIGAKLPIVQGTSFAFLPIMIPLVAGKGVDALAALFGGVIIGGLFHAFLGTFIGKIRFALPPLVTGLVVTMIGLALVQVGIQYAAGGVPAIGTPEYGSLLNWSAALVVIIVTLGLKFFTKGMLSISAVLVGLIVGYVYAIAVGMLPISAITGSWERSAAFALPQPFKYGFEFSTAAILGFCLMAFISAIETVGDVSGITKGGAGREATDKEIQGATYADGLGTAIAGCFGAFPNTSFSQNVGLIAMTGVMSRHVVTCGAVFLIICGLVPKVGGVIRTVPIEVLGGGVIVMFGMVVAAGISMLSDVNWNRRNMVIFAIALSIGLGLQLEPGALQHMPDTARILLTSGLLPAALIAIVLNLILPQELADEATEEVSGGLTGHSRGSFSKDDHI; translated from the coding sequence ATGGCTGACAACTCTATAGGGACCGCAGAACAACTGCGCGACCCAGACTATTTCCCAGGGCTTGCCAAGGGCATCCCGCTGGGAATCCAACACGTTCTGGCCATGTTCGTCTCGAATGTGACGCCCGCAATCATCGTTGCCGGTGCCGCCGGTTTCGGCTTCGGTTCAAATTCGCCTGACTTTCCCGAACTGCTTTACCTCATCCAGATGTCGATGTTGTTTGCCGGTGTGGCAACGCTGTTGCAGACACTGACCCTCGGACCAATCGGGGCAAAGCTGCCCATCGTGCAAGGCACCAGCTTTGCCTTCCTGCCTATCATGATACCATTGGTAGCAGGCAAAGGTGTCGATGCGCTGGCGGCCCTCTTTGGCGGAGTCATCATCGGCGGGTTGTTTCATGCCTTCCTCGGCACTTTCATCGGTAAAATCCGCTTTGCCTTGCCACCACTCGTGACGGGGCTGGTTGTGACCATGATCGGTCTTGCACTGGTTCAGGTGGGCATCCAATACGCCGCTGGTGGGGTTCCTGCCATCGGCACACCGGAATATGGCAGCCTGCTCAACTGGTCCGCCGCGCTGGTGGTGATCATCGTCACTCTCGGCCTGAAATTCTTTACCAAGGGAATGTTGTCGATTTCAGCTGTGCTCGTCGGTCTGATTGTCGGCTATGTCTATGCGATTGCAGTCGGCATGCTGCCGATCTCGGCGATTACCGGTTCTTGGGAGCGCTCAGCCGCCTTTGCACTGCCCCAGCCCTTCAAATATGGCTTTGAATTCTCAACAGCAGCAATACTCGGTTTCTGCTTGATGGCCTTCATTTCCGCGATTGAGACCGTGGGCGACGTATCGGGCATCACCAAAGGAGGTGCAGGCCGCGAAGCCACCGACAAGGAAATCCAGGGGGCGACTTATGCCGATGGTTTGGGCACCGCGATTGCGGGCTGCTTTGGCGCATTCCCCAACACCTCGTTCAGTCAGAACGTCGGCCTCATCGCCATGACCGGTGTGATGAGCCGACATGTGGTGACCTGCGGTGCTGTCTTCCTGATCATCTGTGGTCTGGTACCCAAGGTTGGCGGGGTTATCCGCACCGTGCCTATCGAAGTTCTGGGCGGCGGCGTTATCGTCATGTTCGGCATGGTCGTGGCTGCTGGTATTTCCATGCTGTCGGATGTGAACTGGAACCGCCGCAACATGGTGATCTTTGCAATCGCACTGTCAATCGGTCTTGGCCTTCAGCTTGAACCCGGCGCATTGCAGCACATGCCCGACACCGCACGTATCCTGCTGACCTCCGGCCTGCTGCCCGCAGCGTTGATTGCCATCGTGCTAAACCTCATCCTGCCACAAGAATTGGCAGACGAAGCCACCGAAGAAGTTTCTGGCGGCCTCACCGGACACAGCCGTGGCTCTTTCTCCAAAGACGATCACATCTGA